A region of Pyxidicoccus parkwaysis DNA encodes the following proteins:
- a CDS encoding cation:proton antiporter, producing MHFELAFVLLFSIATAVAIAARYFKFPYTVALVLAGLGIGIVHAFEPPHLTKELLFAVILPGLLFEAAFHVDFRKFWKNKLAITSMAIPGVVASMGLTALLLSPAMRGMNALEGFGLIHAMVFASLIVSTDPIAVVGLFKALGAPKRLAILVEGESLLNDGTSVVLFTLVVGVASGQEFTVGGAVMDFIKVAGMGAFIGVAVGFAVAKVILRVEDAMVEITCTVIAAYGSFVVAEHFHYSGVIATVVAGMLCGNWAAQEGMGPTTRIAVESFWEYLAFALNSVVFLLIGLEVQLTSLLASWLPILLAYAAVVLGRAVVVYGVSGLLRLTSERMPWKWSAVLTWSGLRGAVSMVLVLGLPEDFVHRELLVNMTFGVVVLSIIVQGLTMAPVLKKLGITGLKDVYQEQYELARGRLGAIHAALAALEAMRRGREIPVDVLEPMERDYQQKAQAVEQELAMLKQQSTRFQDEEQQEAIRRVLIVEKDALFSAYQKGTLNKEVFEHLTAELDERIAKAKDAEAHVPSEDAHTPPPKALAS from the coding sequence ATGCATTTCGAGCTGGCCTTCGTGCTGCTCTTCTCCATCGCGACGGCGGTGGCGATTGCGGCGCGCTACTTCAAGTTTCCGTACACGGTTGCGCTGGTGTTGGCGGGCCTGGGCATCGGCATCGTGCATGCCTTCGAGCCGCCACACCTGACGAAGGAACTGCTGTTCGCGGTCATCCTGCCGGGCCTGCTGTTCGAGGCGGCCTTCCACGTCGACTTCCGCAAGTTCTGGAAGAACAAGCTGGCCATCACTTCGATGGCGATACCGGGCGTGGTGGCGTCCATGGGGCTCACCGCGCTGCTGCTCTCCCCGGCGATGCGGGGGATGAACGCGCTGGAGGGCTTCGGCCTCATCCACGCGATGGTGTTCGCCTCGCTCATCGTGTCCACGGACCCCATCGCGGTGGTGGGCCTGTTCAAGGCCCTGGGCGCCCCCAAGCGGCTGGCCATCCTGGTGGAGGGAGAGAGCCTGCTCAACGACGGCACCTCCGTGGTGCTGTTCACGCTGGTGGTGGGCGTGGCCAGCGGCCAGGAGTTCACGGTGGGCGGCGCGGTGATGGACTTCATCAAGGTCGCCGGCATGGGCGCCTTCATCGGCGTGGCGGTGGGCTTCGCGGTGGCGAAGGTCATCCTGCGCGTGGAAGACGCCATGGTGGAGATCACCTGCACGGTCATCGCCGCGTACGGGTCTTTCGTGGTGGCGGAGCACTTCCACTACTCGGGCGTCATCGCGACGGTGGTGGCCGGCATGCTGTGCGGCAACTGGGCGGCGCAGGAGGGCATGGGGCCCACCACGCGCATCGCGGTGGAGAGCTTCTGGGAGTATCTGGCCTTCGCCCTCAACTCGGTGGTGTTCCTGCTCATCGGCCTGGAGGTGCAGCTCACGTCGCTGCTCGCGTCGTGGCTGCCCATCCTGCTGGCGTACGCGGCGGTGGTGCTGGGCCGCGCGGTGGTCGTCTACGGCGTGTCGGGCCTGCTGCGGCTCACGTCGGAGCGCATGCCGTGGAAGTGGAGCGCGGTGCTCACCTGGAGCGGCCTGCGCGGCGCGGTGTCCATGGTGCTGGTGCTGGGCCTCCCGGAAGACTTCGTCCACCGCGAGCTGCTGGTGAACATGACGTTCGGCGTGGTGGTGCTGTCCATCATCGTCCAGGGCCTCACCATGGCGCCGGTGCTCAAGAAGCTGGGCATCACCGGTCTCAAGGACGTCTACCAGGAGCAGTACGAGCTGGCCCGGGGTCGGCTGGGTGCCATCCACGCGGCGCTCGCGGCCCTGGAGGCCATGCGCCGCGGGCGAGAGATTCCTGTGGACGTGCTGGAGCCCATGGAGCGCGACTACCAGCAGAAGGCCCAGGCGGTGGAGCAGGAGTTGGCCATGCTCAAGCAGCAGTCCACCCGCTTCCAAGATGAGGAGCAGCAGGAGGCCATCCGCCGCGTCCTCATCGTGGAGAAGGATGCCCTCTTCAGCGCCTACCAGAAGGGCACGCTCAACAAGGAGGTCTTCGAGCACCTCACCGCGGAGCTGGACGAACGCATCGCCAAGGCGAAGGACGCGGAGGCCCACGTGCCCTCGGAGGACGCCCACACGCCGCCCCCGAAAGCGTTGGCCTCCTGA
- a CDS encoding nuclear transport factor 2 family protein, whose product MEDQEIRAALERHWAASDANDFEGEHQIYREDALLEYPQSGERIRGRQNILSSRAAQPNRKRFTVRRITGAGDLWVTEYVLTYDGRPSYTVSIMEFREGKVARETQYFGDPFEPGPSRAQWVERMP is encoded by the coding sequence ATGGAAGACCAGGAGATCCGAGCGGCGCTGGAGCGCCACTGGGCCGCTTCCGACGCGAACGACTTCGAAGGCGAGCACCAGATTTATCGAGAGGACGCGCTGCTCGAATATCCGCAATCAGGCGAGCGCATTCGCGGACGGCAGAACATTCTGTCGTCTCGCGCCGCGCAGCCGAACCGGAAACGCTTCACCGTACGGCGGATCACCGGCGCTGGCGACCTCTGGGTCACTGAATACGTCCTGACCTATGACGGGCGACCGTCCTACACCGTGAGCATCATGGAATTCCGCGAGGGGAAAGTGGCCCGAGAGACCCAATACTTCGGCGATCCCTTCGAGCCGGGCCCTTCACGCGCCCAATGGGTCGAGCGGATGCCCTGA
- a CDS encoding NAD(P)/FAD-dependent oxidoreductase, with product MDGRATCTAVVVGGGVAGLSAALTLVRAGVSTCVLERTDYSPWRPGETLSPVAFAELSRWLAPEPLETEGFLASYGLESTWGSEEPHHHSFLTNPYGQGWHVARRQLDGLLARHAQSQGVELWRNACVTHLEREEGGWRLQLNTPEGPRTLHCAVLVDATGRSAQVARYRGVRRQNHDLLCSVSAVVDRPPSHEEHLLRVEATPMGWWYTAPLPQGRIIFTLMSDVDVLERHNALRPAGWSALLARTRHLTRGLEGPPTVQRLHVRPCETSRLERAAGEGWAAVGDAAAMWDPLSSSGIVKGLRTGQAAARALLASLRGEREALEDYAREREEEFSGYLDARQAHYAQERRWMGEVFWQRRHASAPIVQTCA from the coding sequence ATGGACGGGCGAGCCACCTGCACAGCCGTGGTGGTGGGCGGCGGCGTCGCCGGGCTGAGCGCCGCGCTGACCCTGGTGAGGGCAGGGGTGTCCACCTGCGTGCTGGAGCGCACGGACTACTCGCCCTGGCGCCCTGGGGAGACACTCTCCCCGGTGGCGTTCGCCGAGCTGAGCCGGTGGCTCGCCCCTGAACCGTTGGAGACGGAGGGCTTCCTGGCCTCGTACGGCCTGGAATCCACCTGGGGCTCGGAGGAACCCCACCACCACTCCTTTCTCACCAACCCCTACGGCCAGGGCTGGCACGTGGCGCGCCGGCAGTTGGACGGCCTGCTGGCGCGCCACGCGCAGTCCCAGGGCGTGGAGCTGTGGAGGAACGCCTGCGTCACCCACCTGGAGCGAGAGGAGGGCGGGTGGCGGCTCCAGCTCAACACGCCCGAGGGCCCGAGGACGTTGCACTGCGCGGTGTTGGTGGATGCAACGGGACGCTCGGCGCAGGTGGCGCGATACCGCGGCGTGCGGCGGCAGAACCATGACCTGCTCTGCAGCGTGTCGGCCGTCGTGGACAGGCCGCCGAGCCACGAGGAGCACCTGCTCCGGGTGGAGGCCACCCCCATGGGCTGGTGGTACACGGCGCCCCTGCCGCAGGGGCGCATCATCTTCACCCTGATGAGCGACGTGGATGTGCTGGAGCGCCACAACGCGCTGCGCCCCGCCGGGTGGAGCGCGCTGCTGGCCCGGACCCGTCACCTGACGCGGGGGCTGGAAGGGCCGCCGACGGTGCAGCGGTTGCATGTCCGCCCCTGCGAGACGAGCCGCCTGGAGCGCGCGGCCGGAGAAGGCTGGGCGGCCGTGGGGGATGCGGCGGCCATGTGGGATCCACTGTCCTCGAGTGGCATCGTCAAGGGGCTGCGCACGGGGCAGGCGGCGGCACGCGCGCTGTTGGCCTCGCTGCGAGGGGAGCGGGAGGCGCTGGAGGACTACGCACGGGAGCGGGAGGAGGAGTTCTCCGGCTACCTGGACGCACGTCAGGCTCACTACGCGCAGGAACGGCGCTGGATGGGCGAGGTCTTCTGGCAGCGGCGGCACGCGTCCGCTCCGATTGTGCAGACGTGTGCGTGA
- a CDS encoding LodA/GoxA family CTQ-dependent oxidase, producing the protein MTAGSQGITQVTWKAHLANRKAAFFKFDGQDGANGQWKGPETEPGVNDTANRLRNSHVAAANREWQLVIDPGEKSISGRNTPPVPFTNTKSHIPIKSLGELRTDENGHLLVLGGAGEAQTTKPGTLINNYVNNDHWFDDMADGPVSAEVTCVVDGKTQVVKLEGDTGAWVLVGPPDFAPSVGITVRLLDTLWDVAVRFPQEVKLSSSDGLFSQGLFARLAAQRADWDAQESKFKSYKPSFLHEVYPLLERALQQRQVHNPEASKSFHGSLAGVEQDLGSVSSSRGRRMRRTIFGYMRNPNNNTGNEPLLMPKGLGDRYSDLEKQPGPDYFMTLTRVQYAVLERWAAGEFVEDWDAAAAQAIPQAITAEGPDRAAMESSVGGPFFLQMQQKWSSLGFVLQEGELFFESQERSK; encoded by the coding sequence GTGACCGCTGGCAGCCAGGGCATCACCCAGGTCACCTGGAAGGCGCACCTGGCCAACCGCAAAGCCGCCTTCTTCAAGTTCGACGGGCAGGACGGAGCGAATGGCCAATGGAAGGGGCCGGAGACCGAGCCGGGCGTGAATGACACGGCGAACCGGCTGCGCAACAGCCACGTGGCCGCAGCGAACCGGGAGTGGCAGCTCGTCATCGACCCGGGCGAGAAGTCCATCTCGGGCCGCAACACCCCGCCGGTCCCCTTCACCAACACCAAGAGCCACATCCCCATCAAGTCCCTGGGAGAGCTGCGCACGGATGAGAATGGCCACCTGCTCGTGCTCGGCGGGGCCGGCGAGGCCCAGACGACGAAGCCCGGCACCCTCATCAACAACTACGTGAACAACGACCACTGGTTCGACGACATGGCGGACGGGCCGGTGTCGGCCGAGGTCACCTGTGTGGTGGACGGCAAGACGCAGGTAGTGAAGCTGGAGGGGGACACCGGGGCCTGGGTCCTGGTGGGGCCGCCCGACTTCGCGCCCTCGGTGGGCATCACCGTCCGCCTGCTGGACACCCTGTGGGACGTGGCCGTGCGCTTCCCCCAGGAGGTGAAGCTCTCGAGCAGCGATGGCCTCTTCTCCCAGGGGCTCTTCGCGCGGCTCGCGGCACAGCGGGCGGATTGGGACGCGCAGGAGAGCAAATTCAAGAGCTACAAGCCCTCCTTCCTCCACGAGGTCTACCCGCTGCTCGAGCGGGCCCTGCAGCAGCGCCAGGTGCACAACCCCGAAGCCTCCAAGTCCTTCCATGGGAGCCTCGCGGGTGTGGAGCAGGACCTTGGCTCGGTGTCCTCCAGCCGAGGCAGGCGCATGCGCAGGACGATCTTCGGCTACATGCGCAACCCCAACAACAACACCGGCAACGAGCCCCTGCTCATGCCCAAGGGGCTGGGAGACAGGTACTCGGACCTGGAGAAGCAGCCCGGACCGGACTACTTCATGACCCTCACGCGCGTGCAGTACGCGGTGCTCGAGCGCTGGGCCGCGGGTGAGTTCGTGGAGGACTGGGATGCGGCGGCGGCCCAGGCCATTCCCCAGGCCATCACCGCCGAGGGGCCGGACCGGGCCGCGATGGAGAGCTCGGTGGGAGGCCCCTTCTTCCTCCAGATGCAGCAGAAGTGGTCGAGCCTGGGCTTCGTCCTCCAGGAGGGCGAGCTCTTCTTCGAGTCGCAGGAGCGGAGCAAGTGA
- a CDS encoding MBL fold metallo-hydrolase: MVFDPLPLSTHDAAHLRSLGGVTWVALTNSEHVRATRELVADFGAKIAGPRAESNTFPLKCDRWLANGETLVPGLEALELHGSKTPGELAFLLEDTTLLTGDLLRGHMGGRLNLLPDAKLKDAARARASVRGLLARTRIDTVLVGDGWPVFLSGRAALEELVAALPQDT; the protein is encoded by the coding sequence GTGGTCTTCGACCCGCTCCCGCTGTCCACGCATGATGCCGCGCACCTGCGCTCGCTCGGTGGGGTGACCTGGGTCGCGCTGACCAACTCGGAGCACGTGCGCGCCACGCGGGAGCTGGTGGCGGACTTCGGTGCGAAAATCGCCGGCCCCCGCGCCGAGTCCAATACCTTTCCCCTGAAATGCGACCGGTGGCTCGCCAACGGCGAGACGCTCGTCCCCGGCTTGGAAGCCCTGGAGCTGCACGGCTCCAAGACGCCCGGAGAGCTGGCCTTTCTCCTCGAGGACACGACGCTGCTGACGGGAGACCTCCTTCGCGGCCATATGGGCGGCCGGCTCAACCTCCTGCCGGACGCGAAGCTGAAGGACGCAGCCCGTGCGCGGGCCTCTGTCCGCGGGCTGCTGGCCAGGACGCGCATCGACACGGTGTTGGTGGGCGACGGCTGGCCGGTGTTCCTCAGCGGGCGAGCGGCACTGGAGGAGCTGGTGGCCGCGCTGCCCCAGGACACCTGA
- a CDS encoding FAD-dependent monooxygenase has protein sequence MGANGKKVLISGASFAGLSTAFWMNRLGYEVTVVEVARGLRTGGTAVDIKGNTVDIVRRMGLFEQIRANRLSLQRWEIKNERDVTERSLVLRGDGEAPSDDAFEIERTVLLKMLFDAVKDSIEVVFDDSITALSETKDSIEATFAKGARRTFDLVFGCDGVHSAVRRLWFGDEARYMYFLEQYFSITIVDTLLIERNTAQMFNVPGKAVMLNAYKNNTDIIFAFASDKELPYDRRDEAEQRRIIADQFAGVGWRTAELLEEVRSSKSFYFDKLCQIRMPSWTKGRVALVGDAGYCPSPAAGMGGSLAIDGAAALAEAMREHDCDFELAFRAYNERFRPFIEQVQAEAVRTGLESLVPRTEEAIRARNAQTDSAF, from the coding sequence ATGGGCGCGAATGGAAAGAAGGTTCTCATCTCCGGCGCGAGCTTCGCCGGGCTCTCGACCGCATTTTGGATGAACCGCCTCGGCTACGAGGTCACCGTCGTGGAGGTCGCGCGCGGGCTCCGGACGGGCGGCACGGCCGTCGACATCAAGGGCAACACCGTCGACATCGTCCGCCGCATGGGTCTCTTCGAGCAGATCCGGGCGAATCGTTTGAGCCTGCAGCGATGGGAAATAAAGAACGAGCGCGATGTCACGGAGCGCTCGTTGGTGCTGAGAGGTGATGGCGAAGCACCTTCGGACGACGCGTTCGAGATTGAACGAACCGTTCTGCTGAAGATGCTGTTCGACGCCGTGAAGGACTCCATCGAAGTCGTCTTCGACGACAGCATCACCGCGCTGAGCGAGACGAAAGACAGCATCGAGGCCACGTTCGCCAAGGGCGCACGACGTACGTTCGACCTGGTGTTCGGCTGCGACGGTGTTCACTCCGCCGTGCGGAGGCTCTGGTTCGGCGACGAAGCCCGGTACATGTATTTTCTCGAGCAGTACTTCTCGATCACGATCGTGGACACGTTGCTCATCGAGCGGAACACCGCGCAGATGTTCAACGTGCCGGGCAAGGCCGTGATGCTCAACGCCTACAAGAACAACACGGACATCATCTTCGCGTTCGCTTCCGACAAGGAGCTCCCGTACGACCGTCGCGATGAGGCGGAGCAGCGACGCATCATCGCGGACCAGTTCGCCGGGGTGGGGTGGAGGACGGCGGAGCTGCTCGAAGAGGTGCGGAGCTCGAAGAGCTTCTACTTCGACAAGCTGTGCCAGATACGAATGCCTTCCTGGACGAAAGGCCGGGTCGCATTGGTGGGAGATGCGGGGTACTGCCCTTCACCCGCCGCCGGCATGGGGGGCTCGTTGGCCATCGATGGCGCGGCCGCGCTGGCGGAGGCGATGCGAGAGCATGACTGCGACTTCGAGCTCGCGTTTCGAGCCTACAACGAGCGCTTCCGCCCGTTCATCGAGCAGGTCCAGGCGGAGGCCGTGAGGACCGGGCTCGAGTCCCTCGTTCCGAGGACCGAAGAGGCCATCCGCGCGAGGAACGCGCAGACCGACTCCGCCTTCTGA
- a CDS encoding TetR/AcrR family transcriptional regulator gives MGERRESKKRETRQRISDVATELFFARGFDAVTVDEVAAAANVSKMTVFNYFARKEDLMLDRQDDLKLVFFREAIRARPQGQSPIAELRALMGKMREQKHPFARFDRHTADFWRFVAASPSLEARLRELNDEAAEGLALELAGPTPDGLARLAAGMIVLTVRTARQEAVRVFERGGSAKKANAVFFALIDQGFAAVQGMTAADAQ, from the coding sequence ATGGGCGAGCGACGCGAGAGCAAGAAGCGCGAGACCAGGCAGCGAATCTCCGATGTGGCGACGGAGCTCTTCTTCGCGCGGGGCTTCGATGCGGTGACGGTCGACGAGGTCGCGGCCGCTGCGAACGTCTCCAAGATGACGGTCTTCAACTACTTCGCGCGCAAGGAGGACCTCATGCTCGATCGCCAAGATGACTTGAAGCTGGTCTTCTTTCGCGAGGCGATTCGCGCGAGGCCGCAAGGGCAATCTCCGATTGCCGAGCTCCGCGCGCTCATGGGCAAGATGAGAGAGCAGAAGCATCCGTTCGCCCGCTTCGACCGCCATACGGCTGACTTCTGGCGCTTCGTCGCGGCGAGCCCGTCACTCGAGGCGCGGCTCCGTGAGCTCAACGACGAAGCGGCGGAAGGGCTCGCGCTCGAGCTCGCCGGTCCGACGCCGGATGGCCTGGCGCGGCTCGCGGCCGGGATGATCGTGCTGACGGTGCGCACGGCTCGCCAGGAAGCCGTCCGCGTGTTCGAACGCGGAGGCTCCGCGAAGAAGGCGAACGCCGTGTTCTTCGCCTTGATCGACCAGGGCTTCGCGGCCGTTCAAGGAATGACGGCGGCCGACGCCCAATAG
- a CDS encoding DUF952 domain-containing protein codes for MSAQSSPPEGVTLIYTLVRGEDWRAAEAAGEYRGSADDQRDGFLHFSTAAQVRASAARHRAGEPDLFLVEVDVAALGGALRWEPAASGSRPGLFPHLHGPLSLGAVRSVTKLGLNPDGTHAFPGSIA; via the coding sequence ATGAGCGCCCAATCCAGCCCGCCCGAAGGCGTCACCCTCATCTACACGCTGGTCCGTGGCGAGGATTGGCGGGCGGCCGAAGCCGCTGGCGAGTACCGCGGCAGCGCCGATGATCAGCGTGACGGCTTCCTGCATTTCTCCACCGCCGCGCAGGTGCGCGCCAGCGCCGCCAGACATCGCGCTGGAGAGCCGGACCTGTTCCTGGTCGAGGTGGACGTCGCCGCGCTCGGAGGCGCCCTGCGGTGGGAACCGGCCGCCAGCGGCTCGCGCCCCGGCCTGTTCCCGCACCTTCATGGCCCGCTCTCTCTCGGAGCGGTGCGAAGCGTCACGAAGCTGGGGTTGAACCCGGATGGGACGCACGCCTTTCCGGGCTCGATCGCCTGA
- a CDS encoding bifunctional metallophosphatase/5'-nucleotidase, giving the protein MNRFPFLMRALRTGTFFLVGASSLLTACDSNDDPPPTPTPVDTSPRTLTLLQTSDLHTNIFPWDYFTGKPDAKRGLARVATLVKQERAKNPDCTLLVDTGDTIQGSPLGTYYALVDNAPKHPMATAMNELGYAAMALGNHEFNYGQDVLNKFKSEANFPLLGANVRKLADGSEAFTPYVMTTVCGVKVGILGLVTPGVATWERKDNITGLRFDDPLETAKAYVPEMKKAGADVLVVAIHSGPDKQPVGSATSPESWLADYADPTKWTDRGNLPGENEAVQIAQQVADVDVLLTGHTHQPIPKMLLKNQDGREVLLTQPNRWGSHLAHVQLNVTWNGERWGVNTHDSQLHAVDDTVAEDATVKQLTQSYHDTTVAYVNQKIGTTTAAFTGGFPGRYVDSPLADLLNIVQEDAAEEAGFPVDLSATALFSNNVALPKGEVSLRDAYSVYIYDNTLYVMEINGSILRRALEMNTLYFKQLDAANLPAKPEDAKATTPVVADYNWDLYSGIEYGYDLTKPAGSRLTHLRFKGQDVRDDQVFRIAVNNYRGGGGGGYSMFKEGRLLWSSADGVRDYVARYMQEHQNLSPDAVNTCNFTLAPDLYTPYFQASLGPAKCVTVK; this is encoded by the coding sequence TTGAACCGCTTCCCCTTCTTGATGCGCGCGCTGCGCACCGGCACGTTCTTTCTCGTGGGTGCCAGCTCACTGCTGACCGCCTGTGATTCCAACGATGACCCACCCCCCACTCCGACCCCGGTGGACACCTCGCCGCGGACGCTGACGCTGCTTCAGACGAGCGACCTGCACACCAACATCTTCCCGTGGGACTACTTCACCGGGAAACCGGACGCGAAGCGCGGCCTTGCCAGGGTGGCCACGCTCGTCAAGCAGGAGCGGGCGAAGAACCCGGACTGCACGCTGCTCGTCGACACCGGTGACACCATCCAGGGCTCGCCGCTCGGCACCTACTACGCCCTGGTGGACAACGCGCCCAAGCACCCCATGGCCACGGCCATGAACGAACTGGGCTACGCCGCCATGGCCCTGGGCAACCACGAGTTCAACTACGGCCAGGACGTCCTCAACAAGTTCAAGAGCGAGGCGAACTTCCCCCTCCTCGGCGCCAACGTGCGCAAGCTCGCGGACGGCTCCGAGGCCTTCACCCCGTATGTGATGACCACGGTGTGCGGCGTGAAGGTCGGCATCCTCGGCCTGGTGACGCCGGGCGTGGCGACGTGGGAGCGCAAGGACAACATCACCGGGCTGCGCTTCGATGACCCGCTGGAGACCGCGAAGGCCTACGTGCCGGAGATGAAGAAGGCCGGCGCGGACGTGTTGGTGGTGGCCATCCACAGCGGCCCGGACAAGCAGCCCGTCGGCAGTGCGACGAGCCCCGAGTCGTGGCTCGCTGACTACGCGGACCCCACGAAGTGGACCGACCGGGGGAACCTCCCCGGTGAGAACGAGGCCGTGCAGATTGCCCAGCAGGTGGCGGACGTGGACGTGCTCCTCACCGGGCACACCCACCAGCCCATCCCGAAGATGCTGCTGAAGAATCAGGACGGCCGCGAGGTCCTCCTCACGCAGCCCAACCGCTGGGGCAGCCACCTGGCCCACGTGCAGCTCAACGTCACCTGGAACGGCGAGCGCTGGGGCGTGAACACGCACGACTCGCAGCTCCACGCGGTGGACGACACGGTGGCGGAGGATGCCACCGTCAAGCAGCTCACCCAGTCCTACCACGACACCACGGTGGCCTACGTGAACCAGAAGATCGGCACCACCACCGCGGCCTTCACGGGCGGCTTCCCGGGACGCTACGTGGACAGCCCGCTGGCGGACCTGCTCAACATCGTGCAGGAGGATGCCGCGGAAGAGGCCGGCTTCCCCGTGGACCTGTCCGCGACCGCCCTGTTCAGCAACAACGTCGCGCTGCCGAAGGGAGAAGTCTCCCTGCGCGATGCCTACAGCGTCTACATCTACGACAACACGCTGTACGTGATGGAGATCAACGGCTCCATCCTCCGGCGCGCGCTGGAGATGAACACGCTGTACTTCAAGCAGCTCGACGCGGCCAACCTGCCCGCGAAGCCCGAGGACGCGAAGGCCACCACGCCCGTCGTCGCGGACTACAACTGGGACCTCTACTCGGGCATCGAGTACGGCTACGACCTGACGAAGCCCGCGGGCTCCCGGCTCACGCACCTGCGCTTCAAGGGCCAGGACGTCCGGGACGACCAGGTCTTCCGCATCGCCGTGAACAACTACCGCGGCGGTGGCGGCGGCGGGTACAGCATGTTCAAGGAAGGCCGCCTGCTGTGGTCCTCCGCGGACGGCGTGCGGGATTACGTCGCGCGCTACATGCAGGAGCACCAGAACCTGTCGCCGGACGCGGTGAACACCTGCAACTTCACGCTCGCGCCCGACCTCTACACGCCGTACTTCCAGGCCTCGCTCGGCCCCGCGAAGTGCGTCACCGTGAAGTGA
- a CDS encoding methyltransferase: MDFQARLEALTHELRPWSALWSRSILQGWPGSGAAYPEDWLAYARSLDEAGERRLDQGELVGIPPPSLGALLGALQELTALPWHEGLHALTVTETQGLSVKKTHELERVLALLAQRARFIHQAVDIGGGMGHLARLCTRTFGWTFHSIDRDAALQDKGRRWLQRTQRPGGDPLCFIQASVEDGPQPRIDPLFSGRDRASIGLHTCGPLALTQIRKSQGTGFVLNIGCCYDKLETPRDYPVSRFGGAHPLPFTPHALALTTRGRHHKTEVEFARMKRVYAWRFAFDLLTRRHFPERGFVRAGDAPRTLYDGNFAVYARDRLERLGLDAGMTDAELDSFEVSVRAETRDLLLCHLLRDRFARALEVVLLLDRALLLEELGFQVELLQLFDPRLSPRNLALIASRSA, from the coding sequence ATGGACTTCCAGGCGCGACTCGAGGCGCTCACGCACGAACTCCGGCCCTGGTCCGCGCTCTGGTCCCGCTCCATCCTCCAGGGTTGGCCCGGGTCCGGCGCCGCCTATCCCGAGGACTGGCTGGCCTATGCCCGGTCGCTCGATGAAGCGGGCGAGCGGCGGCTGGACCAGGGGGAGCTCGTGGGCATCCCGCCTCCGTCCCTGGGCGCGCTCCTGGGCGCGCTCCAGGAACTGACGGCGCTGCCCTGGCACGAGGGCCTTCACGCGCTGACAGTCACGGAGACGCAGGGACTCAGCGTCAAGAAGACCCACGAGCTCGAGCGGGTGCTCGCCCTGCTCGCGCAGAGAGCGCGCTTCATCCACCAGGCGGTCGATATCGGCGGCGGCATGGGACATCTCGCCCGCCTCTGTACGCGGACGTTCGGGTGGACCTTCCACAGCATCGACCGGGACGCCGCGCTGCAGGACAAGGGCCGGCGGTGGCTACAGAGAACCCAGCGCCCTGGCGGGGACCCCCTGTGCTTCATCCAGGCCTCCGTCGAGGACGGGCCCCAACCGCGGATCGATCCGCTCTTCTCCGGCCGGGACCGGGCGTCCATCGGTCTGCACACCTGCGGGCCGCTCGCCCTCACGCAGATACGCAAGAGCCAGGGGACGGGCTTCGTCCTGAACATCGGCTGCTGCTACGACAAGCTGGAGACCCCTCGGGATTACCCCGTCTCCCGCTTCGGGGGCGCGCATCCCCTGCCCTTCACCCCGCATGCCCTGGCGCTGACGACGCGGGGACGGCATCACAAGACCGAGGTGGAGTTCGCGAGGATGAAGCGGGTGTACGCGTGGCGCTTCGCGTTCGATCTCCTGACGAGGCGGCACTTTCCCGAGCGCGGCTTCGTGCGGGCCGGGGACGCGCCCCGGACGCTCTATGACGGAAACTTCGCCGTCTACGCACGCGACCGCCTGGAGCGTCTGGGCCTCGATGCCGGCATGACGGACGCCGAGCTGGATTCCTTCGAGGTGTCCGTTCGCGCCGAGACGCGAGACCTCTTGCTCTGCCATCTGCTGAGGGACCGCTTCGCGAGGGCGCTGGAGGTCGTGCTTCTGCTTGATCGCGCGCTCCTCCTGGAGGAGCTGGGCTTCCAGGTCGAGCTCCTCCAGCTCTTCGATCCGCGCCTGTCTCCGCGCAACCTCGCGCTCATCGCGTCACGGAGCGCTTGA